Proteins encoded by one window of Sciurus carolinensis chromosome 12, mSciCar1.2, whole genome shotgun sequence:
- the Atp6v1g3 gene encoding V-type proton ATPase subunit G 3, with the protein MTSQSQGIHQLLQAEKRAKDKLEEAKKRKGKRLKQAKEEAMAEVDQYRMQRDKEFRLKQSQIMGSQSNVSYEVEEQTLGKIQELNGSYNKCMERVLKQLLSMVCDIKPEIHMNYRATN; encoded by the exons ATGACCAGCCAGTCCCAGGGGATCCACCAACTCCTTCAGGCAGAGAAAAGGGCCAAGGACAAGTTAGAGGAAGCCAAGAAGA gaaaagggaagaggctGAAGCAAGCTAAGGAGGAGGCGATGGCAGAAGTGGACCAATACAGAATGCAGAGAGACAAGGAGTTTCGACTTAAACAGTCTCAG ATAATGGGCTCTCAGAGTAATGTCTCCTATGAGGTTGAAGAACAAACACTTGGAAAGATTCAGGAACTGAACGGGAGTTACAACAAGTGCATGGAGCGTGTGCTTAAACAGCTCTTGAGCATGGTCTGTGACATAAAGCCGGAAATCCACATGAACTACAGAGCCACCAACTGA